One window of the Clostridium sp. MB40-C1 genome contains the following:
- the arcC gene encoding carbamate kinase: MKIVLALGGNALQANPKDASAESQLITCKETAKAIVDLIQEGHTVAVVHGNGPQVGQILSSIEGGHKFNSEVNKLMPFDVCGAYSQGYIGYHLQNSIEGELRKRNINKPVGTVITQVLVDKNDSGFENPTKPIGSFYSKEEAEKLAEENGYVMKEDAGRGYRRVVASPKPLDIVEKDTIKAMLDAGIVTISCGGGGVPVIDEDTEIKGVSAVIDKDFAAEKLAEIINADMLLVLTAVDRVCVNFNKPDQKELAEINLEEVYKYIEEGQFAPGSMLPKVEAAKKFVEFGQNKIALIASLENAKDAIRGLTGTRIVNA, from the coding sequence ATGAAAATAGTTTTAGCATTAGGAGGAAATGCTCTTCAAGCAAATCCAAAAGATGCATCTGCAGAAAGTCAATTAATAACTTGTAAAGAAACGGCTAAGGCTATAGTTGATTTAATACAAGAAGGACATACAGTAGCAGTTGTACATGGAAATGGTCCACAGGTTGGACAAATACTAAGTTCTATAGAAGGGGGACATAAATTTAATTCAGAAGTAAATAAACTTATGCCTTTTGATGTTTGTGGAGCTTATTCACAAGGATATATAGGATACCATTTACAAAATTCTATAGAAGGAGAATTAAGAAAAAGAAATATAAATAAACCGGTAGGTACAGTTATAACTCAAGTTTTGGTTGATAAAAATGATTCTGGATTTGAAAATCCAACTAAACCAATTGGGTCATTTTATTCAAAAGAAGAAGCTGAAAAGCTTGCAGAAGAAAATGGGTATGTAATGAAAGAAGATGCAGGTAGAGGATATAGGAGAGTTGTGGCATCACCAAAACCATTAGATATAGTTGAAAAGGATACCATCAAGGCTATGCTAGATGCAGGTATAGTTACTATATCTTGTGGTGGAGGTGGTGTACCAGTAATAGATGAAGATACTGAGATTAAAGGTGTATCAGCTGTTATAGATAAAGATTTTGCAGCAGAAAAATTAGCAGAAATAATTAATGCAGATATGCTATTGGTGTTAACAGCTGTAGATAGAGTATGTGTAAATTTCAATAAACCTGATCAAAAAGAATTAGCAGAAATTAATCTTGAAGAGGTTTATAAATATATAGAAGAAGGTCAGTTTGCACCAGGAAGTATGCTTCCAAAAGTTGAAGCTGCTAAGAAATTTGTTGAATTTGGACAAAACAAAATTGCTTTAATAGCTTCACTTGAAAATGCTAAAGATGCTATAAGGGGTTTAACAGGTACAAGAATAGTAAATGCATAA
- a CDS encoding ornithine carbamoyltransferase, with product MQTVFRGRHFITLEDYTKEEIETMLEVSSDLKKKMAMGVKTPYLEYQTMFLMFFEQSTRTRNSMEAGIAQLGGHANYLDTSTMQVSHGEVAKDTAVILSRFGHAIACRNCFWGIGNKYIREMAENSSVPVMNLQCDLYHPMQGLADLMTIKEKFGDTKRKKVSIIWAYATTHKKPISVPVTQALLFPRFGMDVTLAYPEGYDLPDWVIEKAKKNALENGGTFKITHDMEEAYKGADVVIPKNWGSWVNNQSDAVVDDLLESYKGWKCTEKMMALTNPTSIYMHALPADRNNEVEDSVIDGPHSVIYDEAENRIHTAKAVMTLTMGGK from the coding sequence ATGCAAACAGTATTTAGAGGAAGACATTTTATAACATTAGAGGATTATACAAAAGAAGAAATCGAAACAATGTTAGAGGTATCATCTGATCTTAAAAAGAAAATGGCTATGGGAGTAAAAACACCATACTTAGAATATCAAACAATGTTCTTAATGTTCTTTGAACAATCAACAAGAACAAGAAACTCAATGGAAGCAGGAATAGCACAATTAGGAGGACATGCAAACTACTTAGATACAAGCACAATGCAAGTATCACACGGAGAAGTTGCTAAGGATACAGCAGTAATACTTTCAAGATTTGGACATGCGATAGCATGTAGAAACTGTTTCTGGGGAATAGGGAATAAATATATAAGAGAAATGGCAGAAAACTCTTCAGTACCAGTAATGAACTTACAATGTGATCTTTATCACCCAATGCAAGGATTAGCAGACTTAATGACAATAAAAGAAAAATTCGGAGATACAAAACGTAAAAAAGTATCAATAATTTGGGCATATGCAACAACACATAAAAAACCAATATCAGTACCAGTAACACAAGCATTATTATTCCCAAGATTCGGAATGGATGTAACATTAGCATACCCAGAAGGATATGATTTACCAGATTGGGTAATCGAAAAAGCTAAGAAGAATGCATTAGAAAATGGTGGAACATTCAAGATAACTCATGATATGGAAGAAGCATATAAAGGTGCAGATGTAGTAATACCAAAGAACTGGGGAAGTTGGGTTAACAACCAAAGTGATGCAGTAGTAGATGACTTATTAGAATCATATAAAGGATGGAAATGTACAGAAAAAATGATGGCACTTACAAATCCAACTTCAATATACATGCATGCACTTCCAGCAGACAGAAATAATGAAGTAGAAGATTCAGTAATAGATGGACCACATTCAGTAATTTATGACGAAGCAGAAAATAGAATTCACACAGCAAAAGCTGTTATGACTCTTACTATGGGCGGAAAATAA
- a CDS encoding uracil-xanthine permease family protein — protein MNMENKNSELRYKLDEKPPFPKAMILSFQTILTTFGGIVAVPLIVAEALGLPFSEITFWISCALLVSGIVTVIQAHGLGKIGSRLPIVMGTSFAFVGISINVGKNYGIAAMFCASMVAALLEVVLSGFIKPLKRFLPPVVTGTVVTLIGLTIIPVAINWLAGGVGSPNYGSIKNIVVGLIIMVIIVVLNQFGNEFLSSAAIVIGIVCGYVLAAFTGMLDFSSVGSAAIFSIPKPFKYGFKLNVASILAFIPVYLVATVETVGSTLAIGVACEHEVNGEELAGGVLCDGIGSVIAGVFNAGANTTFSQCTGLVNVTGVASRFVGILAGVLLIIAGLIPKFGALVAAMPNPVLGGAGIIMFGMIAGAGIKMLGEVKFDRRNMLVVSVSLTLGLGVIFEPNILSNFPTSVQTIFGSGVTTGTIAAILLNIILPKNTSVDKNLDKDESLNS, from the coding sequence ATGAATATGGAAAATAAAAATAGTGAATTAAGATATAAGCTTGATGAAAAACCGCCTTTCCCAAAGGCAATGATTTTATCATTTCAAACAATTTTAACTACATTTGGAGGTATAGTGGCAGTGCCTTTAATAGTAGCAGAAGCATTAGGACTTCCGTTTAGTGAAATTACATTTTGGATAAGCTGTGCACTTTTAGTTTCTGGAATAGTCACTGTTATTCAAGCACATGGGTTAGGCAAAATTGGTTCAAGATTGCCCATTGTAATGGGAACATCTTTTGCTTTTGTTGGGATATCAATAAATGTTGGAAAAAACTATGGTATAGCGGCAATGTTTTGTGCGAGTATGGTAGCTGCTTTACTTGAAGTTGTTTTAAGTGGTTTTATTAAACCTTTAAAAAGATTTTTACCACCAGTAGTTACTGGCACAGTAGTTACTTTAATAGGACTAACAATTATACCTGTAGCAATAAATTGGTTAGCTGGTGGAGTAGGTTCACCTAACTATGGATCAATAAAGAATATAGTGGTTGGGCTTATTATAATGGTAATTATAGTAGTTCTAAATCAATTTGGAAATGAGTTTTTAAGTTCAGCAGCTATAGTAATTGGAATCGTTTGTGGTTATGTGTTAGCAGCTTTTACAGGAATGTTAGATTTTAGCTCAGTAGGATCTGCTGCAATATTTTCAATTCCTAAGCCATTTAAGTATGGATTTAAACTTAATGTAGCATCAATTTTAGCTTTTATTCCTGTGTACTTAGTAGCGACTGTTGAGACTGTAGGATCTACTTTAGCAATTGGAGTAGCCTGCGAGCATGAAGTTAATGGAGAAGAATTGGCTGGTGGAGTGTTATGTGATGGTATAGGAAGTGTTATAGCAGGCGTATTTAATGCAGGAGCTAATACAACTTTTAGTCAGTGCACAGGGCTTGTAAATGTTACAGGAGTAGCTAGTAGATTTGTAGGCATACTAGCTGGAGTATTACTTATAATAGCTGGTTTAATACCTAAGTTTGGCGCTCTAGTAGCAGCTATGCCTAACCCAGTTTTAGGTGGAGCTGGTATAATAATGTTTGGAATGATAGCAGGTGCAGGAATCAAAATGTTAGGTGAAGTTAAGTTTGATAGAAGGAATATGTTGGTTGTATCTGTTTCTTTAACGTTAGGATTAGGAGTAATATTTGAGCCAAATATATTAAGTAATTTTCCTACTTCAGTACAAACAATATTTGGATCAGGAGTAACAACAGGTACTATTGCGGCAATATTACTAAATATAATTTTACCTAAAAATACTTCAGTTGATAAAAATTTAGATAAAGACGAAAGTCTAAATAGTTAA
- a CDS encoding uracil-xanthine permease family protein: MEIGSKKSELRYKLDEKPPLKTSILLAFQTILTGFGGIVAVPLVVAGALGLPFSEITFWVSCALFVAGIVTIIQAHGLGKIGSRLPVVMGTSFAFVGVSITVGKNYGISEIFCATIVAALVEVILSKFIRPLKRFLPPVVTGTVVTLIGLTIIPVAIDWLAGGVGSSNYGSIKNIIVGLVVMIVIVVLNQFGNEFLSSASIVVGIVFGYVLAGFTGMLDFSSVGSASIFSFPRPFKYGCKFNIAAILAFIPVYLATTVETVGDTLAIGAACEHEVTGEELSSGVLCDGIGSMIAGVFNAGANTTFSQCTGLINVTGVASRFVAIVAGILLMIAGLIPKFGAVVAAMPNPVLGGAGIIMFGMIAGAGIKMLGEVKFDRRNMLVVSVSITLGLGVIFKPDILSKFPTAVQTIFGSGVTTGTISAILLNIVLPKNTSANENLDKSQNVNS; the protein is encoded by the coding sequence ATGGAGATAGGAAGTAAAAAGAGTGAATTAAGGTATAAGCTTGATGAAAAACCGCCTTTAAAAACTTCAATATTACTAGCATTTCAAACTATTTTAACAGGATTTGGAGGAATTGTTGCTGTTCCTTTAGTTGTAGCTGGAGCATTAGGACTGCCCTTTAGTGAAATTACATTTTGGGTAAGTTGTGCGCTTTTTGTTGCTGGAATAGTCACTATTATTCAAGCACATGGATTAGGAAAAATAGGTTCAAGATTACCTGTTGTAATGGGGACATCTTTTGCGTTTGTTGGGGTGTCCATAACTGTTGGAAAGAACTACGGTATATCAGAAATATTTTGTGCAACTATAGTAGCTGCTTTGGTTGAGGTTATTTTAAGTAAATTTATTAGACCTTTAAAAAGATTTCTACCTCCAGTAGTAACTGGTACAGTAGTAACTTTAATAGGATTAACAATTATACCTGTAGCAATAGATTGGTTAGCTGGTGGAGTAGGAAGTTCTAACTACGGATCAATAAAAAATATAATAGTTGGACTTGTTGTAATGATAGTTATAGTAGTATTAAATCAATTTGGAAATGAATTTTTAAGTTCAGCATCTATAGTTGTTGGAATCGTTTTCGGATATGTATTAGCAGGTTTTACAGGGATGTTAGATTTTAGCTCAGTAGGTTCTGCTTCGATATTTTCATTTCCGCGACCTTTTAAATATGGTTGTAAATTTAATATAGCAGCAATTTTAGCATTTATTCCTGTATATTTAGCAACAACAGTTGAGACTGTAGGAGATACTTTAGCAATTGGAGCAGCCTGTGAACATGAAGTGACAGGAGAAGAGTTATCTAGTGGAGTTTTGTGTGATGGAATTGGAAGTATGATAGCAGGGGTGTTTAATGCGGGAGCGAATACAACTTTTAGTCAATGCACAGGACTTATAAATGTTACAGGAGTAGCTAGTAGATTTGTAGCTATAGTTGCTGGGATATTACTTATGATAGCTGGTTTAATACCTAAATTTGGAGCTGTAGTAGCAGCTATGCCAAACCCTGTTCTAGGTGGAGCTGGTATCATAATGTTTGGGATGATAGCAGGTGCAGGCATTAAAATGTTAGGTGAAGTAAAATTTGATAGAAGAAACATGTTGGTTGTATCTGTTTCTATAACATTAGGATTAGGAGTAATATTTAAGCCAGATATATTAAGCAAATTTCCTACTGCAGTACAAACAATATTTGGGTCAGGTGTAACAACAGGTACTATTTCGGCAATATTATTAAATATAGTTTTGCCTAAAAACACCTCAGCTAATGAAAATTTAGATAAAAGCCAAAACGTAAATAGTTAA
- a CDS encoding MOSC domain-containing protein, whose product MAKVIAVNISEKKGVVKHPIEKGFFKKEHGLEGDAHAGNWHRQVSLLGQESIDKMKKLGLDKLSVGDFAENITTEGIVLYKIPVGTKLKIGETEMEVTQIGKKCHKGCEIQKLVGDCIMPREGIFTIVIKEGWIKPGDEIKIIED is encoded by the coding sequence ATGGCAAAGGTTATAGCAGTAAATATAAGTGAAAAAAAGGGAGTAGTAAAACATCCTATAGAAAAGGGCTTTTTTAAAAAGGAGCATGGTCTTGAGGGAGATGCACATGCAGGAAATTGGCATAGACAAGTAAGTCTTTTAGGTCAAGAAAGTATAGATAAAATGAAAAAATTAGGATTAGATAAATTATCTGTAGGAGATTTTGCAGAGAATATAACAACAGAGGGTATAGTTCTTTATAAAATTCCAGTAGGAACAAAGTTAAAAATAGGGGAGACTGAAATGGAAGTTACACAAATAGGAAAAAAATGTCATAAAGGTTGTGAGATCCAAAAATTAGTCGGGGATTGTATAATGCCAAGAGAAGGCATATTTACAATAGTGATTAAGGAAGGGTGGATTAAGCCAGGAGATGAAATAAAGATTATTGAAGATTAA
- a CDS encoding 8-oxoguanine deaminase, with product MSLLLKNISQAVTFNDKDEILNKIDILIKNNEIVSIGKNISIDTSVQIIDCSNFIALPGFVNTHHHLYQTLFRGIEEVQEKPLFPWLIGLYEFWKHITPNAVYYGALVGFSELLRTGCTTTMDHHYVFPENKPATLIDEQMKAASEIGIRFHATRGSMSLGKSDGGLPPDCVVQKSDIILEDSERLINKYHDKNKFAMQRIALAPCSPFSVNKELMIQSRELARKKGVMLHTHLAETKDEENFCIEKYGRRPVELMEDLGWIGSDVWFAHVIHLNDREMKVLKGSGVAHCPSSNMKLNSGICPTTELLKAGVKVSIAVDGSASNDGSNMWEEVRRAYLLNHLKYGTNGLNAYEILRVATRGGAEVLGRDDIGILSEGKAADIVLFDLNDVAYAGCHDPLVGLVTCGNTSLVKMTIVNGKIVVKDGILLSMNTDNIRTEAHKIATDIVRYERGHR from the coding sequence ATGTCTTTATTGCTAAAAAACATTTCACAAGCAGTTACCTTTAACGACAAAGATGAAATACTTAATAAGATAGACATACTAATAAAGAACAATGAAATTGTTTCTATAGGAAAAAATATTTCTATAGATACCTCCGTTCAAATTATTGACTGTTCAAATTTCATAGCATTACCTGGATTTGTTAATACTCATCATCATCTTTATCAAACTCTTTTTAGAGGAATTGAAGAGGTGCAAGAAAAGCCCTTATTTCCTTGGCTAATAGGATTATATGAGTTTTGGAAACATATAACTCCTAATGCAGTATACTATGGAGCTTTAGTTGGATTTAGTGAATTATTAAGAACTGGGTGTACAACTACTATGGATCATCATTATGTATTTCCAGAAAACAAACCTGCTACTCTTATAGATGAACAAATGAAAGCTGCATCAGAAATAGGTATACGCTTCCATGCAACTCGTGGTTCTATGTCTCTTGGCAAAAGCGATGGTGGATTACCTCCCGATTGTGTAGTTCAAAAATCAGATATAATATTAGAAGACTCTGAAAGATTAATCAATAAATATCACGACAAAAATAAATTTGCTATGCAAAGAATCGCTTTAGCTCCTTGTTCACCTTTTTCTGTAAATAAAGAACTTATGATACAATCAAGAGAATTAGCTAGGAAAAAAGGTGTTATGCTTCATACTCATTTAGCTGAGACTAAAGATGAAGAAAACTTCTGTATAGAAAAATATGGTAGACGACCTGTTGAGTTAATGGAAGACCTAGGATGGATTGGATCTGATGTATGGTTTGCTCATGTTATCCATTTAAACGATAGAGAAATGAAAGTCTTAAAAGGCTCAGGAGTTGCTCATTGCCCTTCTTCTAATATGAAACTAAATAGTGGCATCTGCCCTACTACAGAATTACTAAAAGCCGGAGTAAAAGTTAGTATTGCTGTAGATGGAAGCGCTTCCAATGATGGTTCTAATATGTGGGAAGAAGTTAGACGAGCCTACTTATTAAATCATTTAAAATACGGTACTAATGGATTAAATGCTTATGAAATTTTAAGGGTAGCAACAAGAGGTGGTGCTGAAGTACTTGGAAGAGATGATATAGGAATATTATCTGAAGGTAAAGCTGCTGATATTGTACTATTTGACCTTAATGATGTAGCCTATGCTGGCTGTCATGACCCTTTAGTTGGTTTAGTAACCTGTGGAAATACAAGTCTTGTTAAGATGACTATTGTAAATGGTAAAATAGTTGTAAAAGACGGTATACTACTTTCTATGAACACTGATAATATAAGAACTGAAGCTCATAAAATTGCTACTGATATAGTTAGATACGAGAGAGGACATAGATAA
- a CDS encoding chloride channel protein: MKKILNNYLNKDFKHFNAIVFFTKWLILASLVAIPSGILSAFFLVSLSKVTNFRELHPSIIFLLPLGGALVSFIYMMWGKNSGKGNNLIIEQVERGLEKEESVPSRLAFFTLFGTIITHLLGGSAGREGTAIQMGGSVADTIARLLKINKQDRRILLLCGISSGFSSVFGTPLAGTIFAMEVISIGKLHSYAFIPCFISAFVSNEVCLALGATHSHYQMIQIPEMSFIILFKIIIASICFGLGSILFSELTYFFKKFFGKITENQAYKSFIGGIIIIILVFVLNTRDYLGLGLPMIDKALTKPVSLSTFFLKTLFTSITLGAGYQGGEVTPLFFIGSTLGNALGQILNISPYFLASLGFVALFAGATNTPLACFIMGLELFHGKGISFLFISCMISYLFSGHHGIYGSQTICVPKYSWLQLPEKSTLLSFKNKQNS; this comes from the coding sequence ATGAAAAAAATATTAAATAACTACCTAAATAAGGACTTTAAACACTTTAATGCTATTGTATTCTTTACTAAATGGTTAATACTAGCTTCCTTAGTAGCTATACCATCAGGCATACTATCTGCCTTTTTTTTAGTATCTCTTAGTAAAGTAACTAACTTTAGAGAACTTCATCCCAGTATAATATTTTTACTTCCTTTAGGTGGAGCTTTAGTTAGCTTTATATACATGATGTGGGGAAAAAACAGCGGTAAAGGTAATAATTTAATTATTGAACAAGTTGAGAGAGGCCTTGAAAAAGAGGAATCTGTACCTTCTAGGTTAGCATTTTTTACATTGTTCGGCACTATAATAACTCACCTATTGGGAGGTTCTGCTGGTAGAGAAGGTACCGCTATTCAAATGGGTGGAAGTGTAGCTGATACGATTGCTAGGTTGTTAAAAATCAATAAACAGGACAGGAGAATATTATTGCTTTGTGGTATAAGTAGTGGTTTTAGTTCCGTTTTTGGAACACCTCTTGCAGGAACGATTTTTGCTATGGAAGTAATATCAATAGGTAAGCTTCATTCTTATGCATTTATTCCTTGTTTTATATCTGCTTTTGTATCAAATGAAGTATGCTTAGCATTAGGTGCTACGCACTCCCATTATCAAATGATACAAATTCCGGAAATGTCCTTTATTATTTTGTTTAAAATAATAATAGCCTCTATATGTTTTGGACTGGGTAGTATTTTATTTAGTGAACTTACTTATTTCTTTAAAAAATTTTTTGGTAAGATTACTGAAAATCAGGCATATAAAAGTTTCATAGGCGGCATAATTATCATAATTTTAGTTTTTGTATTAAATACTAGAGACTACCTTGGCTTAGGCCTTCCTATGATAGACAAAGCTTTAACGAAGCCTGTGTCACTATCAACTTTTTTTCTTAAAACTTTATTTACCTCTATAACTTTAGGTGCTGGATATCAAGGCGGAGAAGTCACCCCTTTATTTTTTATAGGTTCAACTTTAGGCAATGCTTTAGGACAAATTCTAAACATATCACCTTATTTTTTAGCTAGCTTAGGCTTTGTAGCATTATTTGCTGGTGCTACTAATACCCCTTTAGCTTGCTTTATTATGGGATTAGAACTATTTCATGGTAAGGGAATATCATTTTTATTTATATCTTGCATGATAAGTTACCTATTCTCTGGTCATCATGGCATTTATGGCTCCCAAACAATATGTGTTCCTAAATACTCATGGCTTCAACTACCTGAAAAATCAACTTTGCTATCTTTTAAAAATAAACAGAATTCTTGA